From a single Lolium rigidum isolate FL_2022 chromosome 7, APGP_CSIRO_Lrig_0.1, whole genome shotgun sequence genomic region:
- the LOC124670398 gene encoding oryzain alpha chain-like: protein MRSSRSLLASAAAVLLLLSLAAAADMSIVSYEERSEEETRRVYAEWMAQHGRTAGEEERRFQVFRENLRYIDQHNTAADAGLHSFRLGLNRFADITNQEYRARYLGVRSKPERQRKLSTRYQAEDSEELPESFDWRDKGAVVEVKDQGDCGSSWAFSAIAAVEGINQIVTGQLISLSEQELVDCDTLYNAGCDGGLMDDAFVFIMNNNGIGTTQDYPYIAKGNHYCAANKNKTAVTIDDCNDVPMYSEKSLQKAVSNQPISVAIDGRGREFQLYESGILSTCGSDVDRAATVVGYGSENGKDYWIVKESLGTGWGESGYVRMERNVKTISGTCGITFWPCYPIKNQTKPLNTGPKHTLGKPHRAFSAGAAMGKKSSV, encoded by the exons ATGAGGAGCTCGAGATCTCTCCTGGCCTCGGCAGCggcggtgctgctgctgctgtcgctGGCGGCTGCGGCGGACATGTCGATCGTGTCGTACGAGGAGAGGAGCGAGGAGGAGACCCGGCGGGTGTACGCGGAGTGGATGGCGCAGCACGGTAGGActgccggcgaggaggagcgccggttCCAGGTGTTCAGGGAGAACCTGCGGTACATCGACCAGCACAACACCGCCGCTGACGCCGGCCTCCACTCCTTCCGCCTGGGGCTCAACCGCTTCGCCGACATCACCAACCAGGAGTACCGTGCTAGGTACCTCGGTGTTCGGAGCAAGCCGGAGAGGCAGAGGAAGCTGAGCACCAGGTACCAGGCCGAGGACAGCGAGGAGCTGCCGGAGTCGTTCGATTGGAGGGACAAGGGAGCGGTTGTCGAGGTCAAGGACCAGGGCGATTGTG GGAGCAGCTGGGCTTTTTCAGCAATAGCAGCCGTTGAAGGAATCAACCAGATTGTTACGGGCCAGCTCATTTCTTTGTCCGAGCAAGAGCTGGTTGACTGTGACACTTTATACAATGCCGGGTGTGATGGAGGTCTAATGGATGATGCATTCGTGTTCATCATGAACAATAATGGGATCGGCACGACACAGGACTACCCTTACATTGCCAAGGGCAACCATTATTGTGCTGCTAACAAG AATAAGACGGCTGTTACGATTGATGACTGCAATGATGTGCCCATGTATAGTGAAAAGAGCCTGCAAAAGGCAGTTTCAAACCAGCCAATCAGTGTTGCAATTGACGGCAGGGGCAGAGAATTCCAACTCTATGAGTCG GGTATCTTATCAACCTGCGGATCAGACGTTGACCGTGCAGCCACTGTTGTTGGTTATGGTTCGGAAAATGGCAAGGACTACTGGATCGTGAAGGAGTCGTTGGGCACCGGCTGGGGTGAGTCTGGCTATGTCCGGATGGAGCGTAACGTCAAGACAATCAGTGGCACATGTGGAATCACCTTTTGGCCGTGTTACCCAATCAAGAACCAGACAAAGCCCCTGAACACTGGCCCTAAGCATACCCTTGGCAAGCCGCACCGAGCTTTCTCTGCCGGTGCAGCTATGGGCAAGAAGAGCAGCGTGTGA